In Pigmentibacter ruber, a genomic segment contains:
- a CDS encoding DUF4360 domain-containing protein has product MKLVSALFGSIFALGFTVSAMADVPPYVTIPPVVNGQPNPSYGGSGCPAGSARAVVAPDLKSFTMIFDKYVVNAAGSNSLDRKNCQILINFEFPQGWSYSIARMDYRGFYNLSAGTYGSQQALYYFQGNLQQARLNTVFRGPTSGDYTISDTLGINNLVWSPCGSLSGLNVNTSLIAQVGPNNPNGYATLTTDSADGSVQTTYALQWQRCGH; this is encoded by the coding sequence ATGAAGTTAGTTAGTGCTCTTTTTGGTTCGATTTTTGCACTTGGTTTTACTGTTTCTGCAATGGCTGATGTTCCTCCGTATGTTACAATCCCACCTGTAGTTAACGGTCAACCTAATCCATCCTATGGTGGTAGTGGTTGTCCAGCGGGTTCTGCGCGTGCCGTTGTTGCACCTGACCTGAAGTCCTTTACTATGATTTTTGATAAGTATGTTGTGAATGCAGCAGGATCAAATTCACTTGATAGAAAAAATTGTCAAATATTGATTAACTTTGAATTTCCTCAAGGATGGTCCTATTCCATTGCAAGAATGGATTATCGCGGCTTTTATAATTTAAGCGCAGGAACTTATGGTTCTCAACAAGCATTGTATTATTTTCAAGGAAATCTGCAACAAGCTAGACTAAATACAGTATTTAGAGGTCCTACTTCTGGTGATTATACTATTAGTGATACTTTAGGAATTAATAATTTAGTTTGGTCTCCTTGTGGATCATTAAGTGGATTAAATGTAAATACTTCTTTAATCGCACAAGTTGGACCAAATAATCCTAATGGATATGCAACTTTAACTACAGATTCAGCGGATGGAAGTGTACAAACTACTTATGCTTTGCAATGGCAAAGATGTGGACACTAA
- a CDS encoding SGNH/GDSL hydrolase family protein encodes MRNLKKIFITIYLFIFFKFPVLADNNNQKVTINNIVTFGDSLSDNGNYLNASKETSNPMPLKPYFAGRASNGKIWLEYLAEENNFKMLNYAFLGALTSDKNPRYPEAVDLINQINKFENENKGKDFSNTMFFLWAGANNIFKMNFKEPIETFNTLYNLTNDISQSLTKLKNLGAKNIFIANIPDLGNIALTTEIDSFKKMKWILSNITKLENYLLDKKIANFRDENKDINLIYFDAFEFLNKVRQNPGRYFVSNIKNACYVGVPSKPAIPNESCSKAQEFLFWDLVHPTTKIHCFAAIEVGKVLKEKYQLNSKNNLTDKFCSDLK; translated from the coding sequence ATGAGAAATTTAAAAAAAATTTTCATCACAATTTATCTTTTTATTTTCTTCAAATTTCCAGTTTTAGCTGACAATAACAATCAAAAAGTAACAATAAATAATATCGTTACTTTTGGAGACAGCTTATCTGACAATGGCAATTACTTAAATGCTTCAAAAGAAACAAGTAATCCTATGCCACTCAAACCTTATTTTGCAGGAAGAGCAAGTAATGGGAAAATTTGGCTAGAATATTTAGCCGAAGAAAATAATTTTAAAATGTTAAATTATGCTTTTTTAGGAGCCTTAACATCTGACAAAAATCCAAGATATCCAGAAGCAGTTGATCTCATAAATCAAATAAATAAATTTGAGAATGAAAATAAGGGTAAAGATTTTAGTAACACAATGTTTTTCCTTTGGGCAGGTGCTAACAATATTTTTAAAATGAATTTTAAAGAACCAATAGAGACTTTTAATACATTATATAATTTAACAAATGATATTTCTCAAAGTTTAACTAAATTAAAAAATTTGGGTGCGAAAAATATTTTTATCGCAAATATACCTGATTTAGGTAACATTGCATTAACAACAGAAATTGATAGCTTTAAAAAAATGAAATGGATTTTATCTAATATCACAAAGTTAGAAAACTATTTACTGGATAAAAAAATTGCTAATTTTAGAGATGAAAATAAAGATATTAATTTAATTTACTTTGATGCCTTTGAATTTTTAAATAAAGTTAGGCAAAATCCAGGGAGATATTTTGTTAGTAATATTAAAAACGCCTGTTATGTGGGAGTCCCTAGTAAACCAGCTATTCCAAATGAAAGTTGTAGCAAGGCACAAGAATTTTTATTTTGGGATTTGGTTCACCCCACAACTAAAATTCATTGCTTTGCAGCAATCGAAGTAGGGAAAGTTTTAAAAGAAAAATATCAGTTAAATAGTAAAAATAATTTAACTGATAAATTTTGTTCCGATTTAAAATGA
- a CDS encoding AMP-binding protein, with amino-acid sequence MVDQVIECKDRPWQKNYGPGTNLDLGQFEFSNLADMVTRSSARWKDKIACSMVLHNGMESKLSYSDIELYSDAFAVYLREELKLAKGDRVAIQLPNCLSYPIAVFGVFKAGCVLVNANPLYTAYEMQHQFKDSGAKVLIIIDMFADKLKEVIPNTNIEKVILVSVVDFFPILKRTIVHSVLKFVKKQIPKCEVYTTRITSAIHKGINIQKAKQLNPHKYWSNITLEDLCALQYTGGTTGVSKGAMLTHKNLLANMYQIVEMGKSKIEPGNEYILSVLPLYHIFAFTVNLITFYYCGGESILIPNPRPLKNLEKAFSMKKITWISGVNTLFNGLLNEKWFAEKPPKDLKASIAGGAALHKAVAERWNIVTKTIVVEGFGLTEASPVVTFNPINGMIKSDTVGIPMPSTDVVLLNEEGIPVQLGDAGEIAVRGPQVMKGYWQRPEESAKCLKGNWLLTGDIGVMDNDGYIKIVDRKKDMILVSGFNVYPNEVEDCIAKLAGVGEVAVIGVPNEKTNEAVKAFIVRKDDSLTKENVLEHCHKFMTSYKVPKQIEFRTELPKSPIGKILRKNLREESMKKI; translated from the coding sequence ATGGTGGATCAGGTAATTGAATGCAAAGACCGACCTTGGCAAAAAAATTATGGGCCAGGAACAAATCTAGATTTAGGTCAATTTGAATTTTCAAATTTAGCAGATATGGTGACACGCAGTTCTGCTAGATGGAAAGACAAAATTGCCTGCAGTATGGTTCTGCACAATGGCATGGAAAGTAAGCTCTCTTACTCTGATATTGAATTATATTCAGATGCATTTGCTGTTTATTTAAGAGAAGAGTTAAAACTTGCAAAAGGTGACAGGGTCGCTATTCAATTACCTAATTGTTTATCATATCCCATTGCAGTATTTGGTGTATTTAAAGCAGGTTGTGTCTTAGTAAACGCAAACCCATTATATACAGCTTATGAAATGCAGCATCAGTTTAAAGATAGTGGAGCAAAAGTTTTAATTATTATTGATATGTTTGCAGATAAGCTAAAAGAAGTAATTCCTAACACAAATATAGAAAAAGTTATTTTAGTAAGTGTTGTTGATTTTTTTCCAATTTTAAAAAGAACAATAGTTCATTCTGTTTTGAAATTTGTGAAAAAACAAATACCAAAGTGTGAAGTATATACAACAAGGATTACTTCAGCTATCCATAAAGGAATAAATATTCAAAAAGCAAAGCAATTAAATCCACATAAATACTGGAGTAATATTACTCTCGAAGATTTATGCGCTTTACAATATACTGGAGGAACTACTGGCGTGAGCAAAGGTGCAATGCTTACCCATAAAAACCTTTTAGCGAATATGTATCAAATTGTAGAAATGGGGAAATCAAAAATTGAACCTGGTAATGAGTATATTTTATCAGTTTTACCACTTTATCATATCTTTGCTTTTACTGTAAATTTAATAACATTTTATTATTGTGGTGGAGAAAGTATATTAATTCCCAATCCAAGACCACTAAAAAATTTAGAAAAAGCATTTTCAATGAAGAAAATCACTTGGATTTCAGGAGTAAATACTTTATTTAATGGACTATTAAATGAAAAATGGTTTGCTGAAAAACCACCTAAAGATTTAAAAGCTTCAATTGCTGGCGGAGCTGCTTTGCATAAAGCTGTAGCAGAAAGATGGAATATTGTAACAAAAACCATAGTTGTAGAAGGCTTTGGCCTGACTGAGGCTTCTCCTGTTGTTACCTTTAATCCCATAAATGGAATGATAAAAAGCGATACGGTTGGCATCCCTATGCCAAGTACTGATGTTGTTCTTTTGAACGAAGAAGGAATACCAGTTCAATTGGGAGACGCAGGTGAAATTGCTGTTCGAGGGCCACAAGTGATGAAAGGTTACTGGCAACGTCCTGAAGAAAGCGCCAAATGTTTAAAAGGAAATTGGCTGCTCACTGGCGATATAGGTGTAATGGATAATGATGGATATATAAAAATAGTTGATCGTAAGAAAGATATGATATTAGTGAGTGGATTTAATGTGTATCCAAATGAAGTAGAAGATTGTATTGCTAAATTAGCTGGTGTTGGTGAAGTCGCTGTCATTGGCGTACCTAATGAAAAGACAAATGAAGCTGTAAAAGCATTTATAGTAAGGAAGGATGACTCTTTGACTAAGGAAAATGTTTTGGAACATTGTCATAAATTCATGACAAGTTATAAAGTACCTAAACAGATTGAATTTAGAACAGAGCTTCCAAAATCTCCAATAGGAAAAATTCTCCGAAAGAATCTGCGAGAAGAGTCAATGAAAAAAATATAA
- the flgM gene encoding flagellar biosynthesis anti-sigma factor FlgM translates to MAVNGVKNSANLANAIQSADAGKVEKPEKANIKNAAANYAKAATPPGIKEAANVQISQKAKEMSLAKKIAEESPDIRDDKVAYFKDLIDKGEYKVDSEKVANAMVREAMRDELAKDPGVVFR, encoded by the coding sequence ATGGCAGTGAATGGAGTAAAGAACTCTGCAAATTTAGCAAATGCTATTCAAAGTGCAGATGCAGGAAAAGTCGAAAAACCGGAGAAGGCAAACATAAAAAATGCAGCAGCAAATTATGCAAAAGCCGCAACTCCTCCTGGTATTAAAGAAGCCGCAAATGTGCAAATCTCACAAAAAGCAAAAGAGATGAGTTTAGCTAAAAAAATAGCTGAAGAATCACCTGATATAAGAGATGATAAAGTAGCATATTTTAAAGATCTTATTGATAAAGGTGAATATAAAGTAGATTCAGAAAAGGTTGCTAATGCTATGGTTAGGGAAGCTATGCGTGATGAGTTAGCAAAAGATCCAGGAGTTGTTTTTAGATAA
- the flgK gene encoding flagellar hook-associated protein FlgK, which translates to MVATLNHILNMGSESLQNSRVGVDVTGHNISNAQTPGYSRQVVNLETKWPIEYGYHVFGDGSRIQSIRRAHDKFIEGQLRREVQEQSRTETLSDGLKKLESFFNPDLTSTIRDRFTSFVNSIRELSNFPEEPSVRINTIESGKALAQSFNSTHANIVQVQTDANEEIRQNINLVNQKIAEVAKLNRQIREMGAGNLSDVNDLEDRRDKLIKEIGSIVDINAYKDSNDQITLRGPGESLLVEGGLSSRFMLEDIYTVNSMPNVVVSEFEKERYFDMTHLIKTGKMGALLQIRDKYAQNLRNEVNSLAKGFGDSFNDIHVKGYGVNDMKETNGRVFFEGLNGPGEPAQDIEVSLGIVYNPNAIGAAMSTTTPGDNVVANKLVKLFYEPLFDDETTTITGIYDKMISKIGIAALKTKEEATASQIVFDRLKAQRESVAGVSLDDEAANLLKYQHLFTASSRVVTTADEMFKTVLDLKR; encoded by the coding sequence ATGGTAGCAACATTAAACCACATTTTAAATATGGGTAGCGAATCGCTGCAAAACTCTAGAGTGGGAGTGGATGTTACTGGTCATAACATTTCTAATGCTCAAACTCCTGGTTATAGTAGACAAGTTGTTAATTTAGAAACAAAATGGCCAATTGAATATGGTTACCACGTTTTTGGTGATGGTTCTAGAATACAAAGTATCCGCAGAGCACATGATAAATTTATTGAAGGTCAATTAAGAAGAGAAGTACAAGAACAAAGTAGAACCGAAACTCTTTCAGATGGATTAAAAAAGTTAGAAAGTTTTTTTAATCCAGATTTGACTTCTACAATACGTGATAGATTTACAAGTTTTGTTAACTCTATTCGTGAATTATCTAATTTTCCTGAAGAACCTTCAGTACGAATTAATACAATAGAGAGTGGTAAAGCATTAGCGCAATCTTTTAATTCAACACATGCAAATATTGTACAAGTACAAACTGATGCCAATGAAGAAATTCGACAAAATATCAATCTTGTAAATCAAAAAATTGCGGAAGTAGCAAAATTAAACAGACAAATCCGTGAAATGGGTGCGGGTAATCTTTCTGATGTAAACGATCTTGAAGATAGAAGAGATAAATTGATTAAAGAAATAGGCTCTATAGTTGATATTAATGCCTATAAAGATAGTAATGATCAAATTACTTTACGTGGACCTGGTGAAAGTTTATTAGTGGAAGGTGGTTTATCTTCGCGATTTATGCTTGAAGATATTTATACAGTTAATAGTATGCCTAATGTTGTTGTTTCAGAATTTGAAAAAGAACGTTATTTTGATATGACCCATTTAATCAAAACTGGAAAAATGGGTGCATTATTGCAAATTAGAGATAAGTATGCACAAAATTTAAGAAACGAAGTAAATTCATTGGCCAAAGGTTTTGGTGATTCCTTTAATGACATTCATGTTAAAGGATATGGTGTTAATGATATGAAAGAAACAAATGGGAGAGTATTTTTTGAAGGATTAAATGGACCAGGAGAGCCAGCACAAGATATCGAAGTATCATTAGGAATTGTTTATAACCCAAATGCTATTGGAGCTGCTATGTCTACAACAACTCCAGGCGATAATGTTGTAGCAAATAAGCTTGTAAAACTATTCTATGAACCATTATTTGATGATGAAACAACCACGATAACTGGTATTTATGATAAAATGATTAGTAAAATTGGTATTGCAGCTTTAAAAACTAAAGAAGAAGCCACAGCTTCACAAATTGTTTTTGATCGCTTAAAAGCGCAAAGAGAAAGTGTTGCTGGTGTTTCTTTAGATGATGAAGCTGCAAATCTCTTAAAATATCAACACTTATTTACTGCGAGTTCAAGAGTAGTAACAACCGCTGATGAAATGTTTAAAACTGTATTGGATTTAAAAAGGTAA
- the flgL gene encoding flagellar hook-associated protein FlgL: protein MPVNPRISEQYRYGSTLDRIGTVKNIADDVHETAVSARKLKRISDDPVATIRVLRNRTRISNLDQYRKSLDFGRGYLAKTEDALTSIYESLIRAKELSIQQSNNIYDDASRKAVAEEIRQILNHVIILGNTTYGDKYVFGGFQTTQPPVSPDGHYLGDDGYIFIQVDEDSFRPINVSGRMVFDVPGGMEGKRPPLVNILQNMYESLFAWDKDQLHQSMVDLDGAMNSVVTATASLGARRVALEDVSERLDRGESQLHSDNNNLEGADLVKSALDLKRAETALNFTLQASSKMLTPSLLEFLK, encoded by the coding sequence ATGCCTGTAAATCCACGAATATCAGAACAATATAGATACGGATCAACCCTAGACAGAATAGGAACTGTTAAGAATATTGCAGATGATGTTCATGAAACAGCTGTTTCTGCAAGAAAATTAAAAAGAATAAGTGATGATCCTGTTGCAACAATTAGAGTTTTGCGTAACAGAACACGTATCTCTAATTTAGATCAATATAGAAAATCTTTAGATTTTGGTCGAGGCTATTTAGCTAAAACAGAAGATGCATTAACCTCAATTTATGAATCATTAATTCGCGCAAAAGAATTATCTATTCAGCAATCAAATAATATTTATGATGATGCGTCTCGTAAAGCTGTTGCAGAAGAAATTCGACAAATTTTAAATCATGTTATTATTTTAGGTAACACAACATATGGTGATAAATATGTTTTTGGTGGTTTCCAAACAACACAACCACCAGTCTCACCTGATGGACATTATTTAGGTGATGATGGATATATTTTTATTCAAGTCGACGAAGATAGTTTTAGACCAATCAATGTTAGTGGAAGAATGGTCTTTGATGTTCCTGGTGGTATGGAAGGAAAACGTCCTCCATTGGTTAATATCTTACAAAATATGTATGAGTCTCTTTTTGCTTGGGATAAAGATCAATTGCACCAGTCTATGGTTGACTTAGATGGTGCAATGAATTCTGTTGTTACAGCTACAGCCTCGTTAGGCGCGAGACGTGTTGCTTTAGAAGATGTTTCTGAAAGATTAGACAGAGGAGAATCTCAGTTACATAGCGACAATAATAATTTAGAGGGAGCTGATTTAGTTAAATCTGCATTAGATTTAAAACGTGCTGAAACAGCACTTAATTTTACATTACAAGCAAGTTCTAAAATGCTTACACCTTCCTTGCTTGAATTTCTTAAATAA
- a CDS encoding NADPH-dependent FMN reductase, translated as MKITIISGSHRKHSESDRVGKFIENTFKKNHNLDINFFSLANNPLPFFDEEFWNAENENWQKVWSPIAKEFQTSDAFVIISPEWHGMVPAGLKNLFLLASPKEFGHKPALITSVSAGGSGAYPVSELRTSSYKNNRICYIPEHLIIRDCGNVLKSEQPANPTDEAIRNRIKFATNLLVEYAKAFKQIRESEVIDYKSFAFGM; from the coding sequence ATGAAGATAACTATAATTTCTGGTAGTCATAGAAAACATTCAGAATCAGATAGAGTTGGTAAATTTATTGAAAATACTTTTAAAAAAAATCATAATTTAGATATTAATTTCTTTTCTCTCGCAAATAATCCTTTGCCTTTTTTTGATGAAGAATTTTGGAATGCAGAAAATGAAAATTGGCAAAAAGTTTGGTCACCAATTGCGAAAGAATTTCAAACTTCAGATGCTTTTGTTATTATTTCTCCAGAATGGCATGGAATGGTTCCTGCTGGATTAAAAAACTTATTTTTACTCGCTTCTCCAAAAGAATTTGGCCATAAGCCCGCTTTAATTACTTCAGTATCTGCAGGAGGAAGTGGAGCATATCCAGTAAGTGAATTACGCACTAGCAGTTATAAAAACAATCGAATTTGTTATATTCCTGAGCATTTAATTATTCGCGATTGTGGTAATGTCCTAAAATCAGAACAACCTGCAAATCCAACTGATGAGGCCATTAGAAATAGAATTAAATTTGCAACAAATTTATTAGTTGAATACGCCAAAGCATTTAAGCAAATTAGAGAAAGTGAAGTTATTGATTATAAGAGCTTTGCATTTGGAATGTAA
- a CDS encoding sucrase ferredoxin yields the protein MTQHVECSQITKYSNEKIIGTAANYDIQLSIELEEPWDAIPVKSNKYPEEFKLLPSILAKNKINVGINYFSKNEHCENNFTKIFIFKKSFSEFNFYEKIELSIPHSQLNLFSNYCLDYLQNKNSNLLEWSIKSNSSTKEIFICVHSNRDQCCGKYGFTLFQKFNEIIHQNNLNFRVWKSSHIGGHRYAPTFFEAPSMRWYGLFDLNLAEDFLLRDKNKLFVNNNYRGMSGLNNKIASLVEGELFKQYSWEWESFSNKNYEIVTNPEKEGLLVYFYYNLNKETIKRIFQVIETNSIENISSCGSAEKKLTKQYLITEII from the coding sequence ATGACTCAACATGTAGAGTGTTCCCAAATAACAAAATACAGTAATGAAAAAATTATCGGTACAGCAGCAAATTATGATATTCAATTAAGTATTGAATTAGAAGAGCCTTGGGACGCAATTCCAGTTAAATCAAACAAATACCCTGAAGAATTTAAGTTATTACCTTCTATATTAGCTAAAAATAAGATTAATGTTGGTATTAATTATTTTTCTAAAAATGAGCATTGTGAAAATAATTTCACAAAAATTTTTATCTTTAAAAAATCTTTTTCTGAATTTAATTTTTATGAAAAAATAGAACTGAGTATACCTCATTCACAATTAAATTTATTTTCAAATTATTGCTTAGATTATTTGCAAAATAAAAATTCAAATTTACTAGAATGGAGCATAAAAAGTAATTCCTCTACTAAGGAAATTTTTATTTGTGTGCACAGTAATAGAGATCAATGTTGCGGTAAATATGGTTTCACTCTTTTTCAAAAATTTAATGAAATTATTCATCAAAATAATCTTAACTTTCGTGTCTGGAAATCTTCTCATATTGGTGGGCATAGATACGCACCGACATTTTTTGAAGCTCCAAGCATGCGTTGGTATGGTCTTTTTGATTTAAATTTAGCCGAGGATTTTCTTCTAAGAGATAAAAATAAATTATTTGTAAATAATAATTATCGAGGAATGAGTGGTTTAAATAATAAAATAGCATCTCTTGTAGAAGGTGAATTATTTAAACAATATTCTTGGGAATGGGAATCCTTTAGTAATAAAAATTATGAAATAGTAACAAATCCTGAAAAAGAAGGTCTTTTAGTATATTTCTATTATAATCTAAACAAAGAAACAATTAAAAGAATTTTTCAAGTAATAGAAACAAATTCAATTGAAAATATCTCTAGTTGTGGTTCAGCAGAAAAGAAATTAACTAAACAGTATCTTATTACAGAGATAATTTAA
- a CDS encoding class-III pyridoxal-phosphate-dependent aminotransferase has translation MQKSRSRKLNTSLLSRLQNVECPDTTYISEKFPIVMKKGKGIYVQDVDNNKYIDFTACFGVLALGHRPQTTLQAIRKQSAKLIHGMGDVHPTEAKINLLELIAKITPYANPKSLLSQSGGDAIESAIKTAMLATKRFQFLSFSGGYHGLQFAPLALNHRQDFIHGFEPWLFNKSVAIPFPAFSDDETFLDSQQLKNIHQLYPESVVLNLLEDELKKKVYAALVLEPIQGRGGKRSFTPDFLKTCKQLCTQYGTLLIFDEIYTGFGRTGEMFALQHCNVTPDLLCLGKAMGGGLPISLCIGDIMDVWGKSKGEARQTQTFLGHPLACAVAFETIKTIQKQLPNFQKELVKIDAEFLKFKHNMQKEGLYTRFPFVIRGKGFMKGLWFYKSDAAFCVPLMEQLLNHGFIVLPEGERADVLSFTPPLIIKAEHFNKIFKTILQLLKNTV, from the coding sequence ATGCAAAAAAGCCGCTCACGTAAACTAAACACTTCTCTTCTTTCTCGCCTGCAAAATGTAGAATGCCCTGATACAACATATATTAGTGAAAAATTCCCCATCGTTATGAAAAAAGGGAAGGGAATATATGTCCAAGATGTTGATAATAATAAATATATAGATTTTACAGCTTGTTTTGGTGTTCTAGCACTTGGGCACAGGCCTCAAACAACACTTCAGGCCATTAGAAAACAGTCTGCAAAATTAATTCATGGTATGGGCGATGTTCATCCAACCGAAGCAAAAATCAATTTGTTAGAACTGATTGCAAAAATAACCCCCTATGCAAATCCAAAATCATTGTTAAGTCAAAGCGGTGGAGATGCTATAGAATCTGCAATAAAAACAGCCATGCTTGCAACAAAAAGGTTTCAATTTTTAAGCTTTTCAGGTGGATATCATGGATTGCAATTCGCACCACTTGCTCTCAATCACAGACAAGATTTTATTCATGGATTTGAGCCTTGGCTCTTCAATAAAAGTGTTGCAATTCCTTTTCCTGCTTTTTCTGATGATGAAACTTTTCTAGATTCGCAGCAACTAAAAAACATTCATCAACTTTATCCTGAAAGTGTTGTCCTAAATTTACTTGAAGATGAATTAAAAAAGAAAGTATATGCAGCATTAGTATTAGAACCAATCCAAGGAAGAGGAGGGAAAAGATCTTTTACTCCAGATTTTCTAAAAACCTGTAAGCAATTATGTACACAATATGGAACACTCCTCATTTTTGATGAAATTTATACTGGATTTGGTAGGACAGGAGAAATGTTTGCTTTGCAGCATTGTAACGTAACACCAGATTTACTTTGTTTAGGAAAAGCTATGGGCGGAGGACTACCTATTAGTCTATGTATTGGCGACATTATGGATGTGTGGGGAAAATCTAAAGGCGAGGCAAGACAAACTCAAACATTTTTAGGCCATCCTTTAGCATGTGCTGTTGCCTTTGAAACTATTAAAACAATTCAAAAACAACTTCCAAATTTTCAAAAAGAGCTTGTTAAAATTGATGCTGAATTTTTAAAATTCAAACATAATATGCAAAAAGAAGGACTTTATACACGGTTTCCTTTTGTAATAAGAGGAAAAGGTTTTATGAAAGGATTATGGTTTTATAAAAGCGATGCAGCATTTTGTGTTCCCTTAATGGAGCAATTATTGAATCATGGTTTTATTGTTTTACCTGAAGGAGAGAGAGCCGATGTTCTCTCCTTTACTCCACCTTTAATTATAAAAGCTGAACATTTTAACAAAATATTTAAAACCATTTTACAACTTTTAAAGAATACCGTCTAA
- a CDS encoding P-loop NTPase fold protein translates to MIDDNKNKSSIKECFDNFRRLVSNDPPLLRIVKEKLAKHDGVDDHKSLNYDTIKHQIDTFIRKNENLIFIIGPWGSGKTYLIEKYSNEIQADGLHFIKKSFFGITSLSEAYMHLLGFFKATFFLFMLYFIFYIFGFYSSKFFTPVFIIISLILLTNKFKLSYSLYKITSSLVDLLITSGFHLAIVTRKVLDMREFNNYKHKVYILDDLDHSSLKEEDRWALLANLWNYNTTYIVLLGYSENERIQGKNKFEIIELCEKLEGKIIFLPIAWERNEEIINHYLSQIFENNKIHLAFQNPTWLNTFTPRELINIADNFKIRFEEYQLRHKGYEVITELFFDCYMIRVFLENYSEKKNIESEKKIYLIKNTENIVSKEISKFYESVTIFFENKLFPKLENLNNLQTPYKWSSFYDKDELLRKLFLRKEEEMIKFFDDTMDLWIPENAKKPLT, encoded by the coding sequence AATGATCCGCCACTATTAAGAATAGTAAAAGAAAAGTTAGCTAAGCATGATGGAGTTGATGATCATAAGAGTTTAAATTATGACACAATAAAACATCAAATAGATACATTCATTAGAAAAAATGAAAACCTTATTTTTATTATAGGACCTTGGGGTTCCGGAAAAACATATTTAATAGAAAAGTACTCCAATGAAATTCAAGCAGATGGATTGCACTTCATAAAGAAGAGTTTTTTTGGCATAACTTCTCTAAGTGAAGCGTATATGCATTTACTAGGTTTTTTTAAAGCAACATTCTTTCTCTTTATGCTTTACTTTATTTTTTATATTTTTGGATTTTATTCTTCAAAATTTTTTACACCAGTTTTTATAATTATAAGCCTTATTTTATTAACTAATAAATTTAAACTATCCTACTCTTTATACAAAATAACTAGCAGTTTAGTTGATTTACTTATTACAAGTGGTTTTCATTTAGCAATTGTTACAAGAAAAGTACTTGATATGCGTGAATTTAATAATTATAAGCATAAAGTTTATATTTTAGATGATTTAGATCATAGCTCTTTAAAAGAAGAGGACAGATGGGCATTACTTGCAAATTTATGGAATTATAATACAACTTATATTGTTTTGTTAGGTTACTCAGAAAATGAACGTATTCAAGGAAAAAATAAGTTTGAAATTATTGAACTTTGTGAAAAACTTGAAGGAAAAATTATTTTTCTTCCAATTGCCTGGGAAAGAAATGAAGAAATTATCAATCATTATCTTTCACAAATATTCGAAAATAACAAAATACATTTAGCATTTCAAAATCCAACATGGTTAAATACTTTCACTCCTAGAGAATTGATAAATATAGCTGATAATTTTAAAATTCGTTTTGAAGAATATCAACTCCGGCATAAGGGTTATGAGGTTATTACAGAGTTGTTTTTTGATTGTTATATGATTAGAGTTTTTTTAGAAAATTATTCGGAAAAAAAGAATATTGAGAGCGAAAAAAAGATATACTTAATCAAAAATACGGAAAACATAGTAAGTAAAGAAATTTCAAAATTTTATGAATCTGTAACAATTTTTTTTGAAAATAAGTTATTCCCAAAACTAGAAAATCTAAATAATTTGCAAACTCCATATAAATGGTCATCTTTTTATGATAAAGATGAATTACTTAGAAAACTTTTTCTTCGTAAAGAAGAAGAAATGATCAAATTTTTTGATGATACTATGGATTTGTGGATACCCGAAAATGCAAAAAAGCCGCTCACGTAA